The following DNA comes from Ardenticatenales bacterium.
CCGTCTTCCCAATGCCGGATTTCGCAGCCGTCCACGATGAGGTTGTCGCCGCCGGACTGTACCAGGATGGCCGGGAAGAGGCTGTTGCCGCCCGCGCCACCCGGGTCGCCGTCCAGCACGCCGCCGGCGGCGCAATCCACGGTCACGTCCGCGGCGGTGATGGTCAGCGCGGGTGAGCCGGGGGCGAGTGTGGCCCCGTTCAGGTCGATGGTCAGCCCCGGTTTATTCACGATGGCCCCCAGATAAATCGTTCCCGGCGTCAATGTGATCGTTTCACCCGGATTGGCGGCATCTACCAGTGCTTGCAGTGATTCCGACTCTGCTTTGTAAATCACGGAGTCCACGTTCACAGTTGTCCCATCATAGGAATTGGCTATTGCCAGGTAGGTGTAGCTGCCGATGGTGAATGCCCGCCAGGAAATAGCTGAGTGCGCGGGGATAGCCTGTATCTCGACGAAGGAACTGCCATTCCAGCGATAAATGCGCGAATCAAGATTAAAGGTTACGCCATCGTAATGGTTGGCCACTGCCAGATACGTTTCAGTACCCATCGAAAACGCTTCCCAATCTTTAGCGCCATTGGTGGGGATCGCCTGTACCTCAACGAAGGCGCTGCCATTCCAACGGTAGATATACGAATTGATATTATGGGTTGCCCCATTGCTACTGTTTGCCACCGCCAGGTACGTGTCACCCCCGATGGTAAAGGCTTCCCAATCAAAGGCGCCATTGGTGGGGATTGCCTGTATTTCCGCGAAAGCGCTGCCATTCCACCGGTAGATCCGCGAGTCAACGTTGACAGTTGAATCATTGTTGTAGTTGGCCAATGCCAGGTATGAATCATTGCCAATGGTGAACGCCTTCCAATCAGTGGCCCCATTTGTGGGGATGGTTTGCACCAAAACAAAGGCGTTCCCATTCCAGCGGTAGATATAAGAATCGGCGTTGTAGCTGGAGTCATTATGGTGACTGGCTACGGCCAGATAAGTATCGCTACCGATAGTAAATGATTCCCAGTCAAAGGCTCCGACCGTCGGGATAGCCTGCACTTCGACAAAGGCGCTGCCGTTCCAGCGATAGATACGCGAGTCAATATGGTACGTTATACCGTTGTGGAGATTGGCCAGCGCCAGGTAGGTGTCGCCCCCAATCGTGAATGCTTCCCAATCATAGGCTGAATTCGTCGGGATGGCCTGCGTCTCGATAAACGCGCTGCCGTTCCAACGGTAGATATAGGAGTTGATATTGACGGAAACGTCGTCGCTGGAATTGGCTACGGCCAGATAGGTATCGCCCCCAATCGTGAACGCTTCCCAGTCCCAGGCTCTATGTGTGGGGATGTTCTGTATCTGTTGAAAATTCGGATTGGCGGCCTGCGTTATACCATGCACGACTAATATCGTGGCGAAAAGTAACGCCGGAAATATGAATCTGTGAGCGATCTTGTGAAGCATTATTCCTCCTGAGTAAAGGCTTGTCCCGCGTCAGCCGGGTACTCCCCGTAGCAGAGAAGGCCAGCACCCATCCCTGAGCCGGACAAGTAAATTGAGATTGTTTTGCCGGCATGGGAGCGCCTTCTCATCCCCGCCCGCCGCGACGACTTCGCCGGGTGTGGCAACGCCGTCATCGACCTTAGTGTAGTAGATGGAGCATTACCAAATCATTACCAGCATTGCCAGATCGTTAACACGGGAGGAGATGGCACGCGCCGCGGCGCGCCACCATGAATGACAACATCTTCCCGGAAGCTGTTCCCCAGGGCCATCATCCGTGACGAAGCTTCCGGGAAGGTTATTTTCGTAGATTGACAACCTCTTCCCGGAAGCTGTTCCCCAGGGCCATCATCCGTGACGAAGCTTCCGGGAAGATTATTCTCGTAGGAGGAAAAAGGGCTTTCTTTGTCGGGATTCTTTTGTTGACGCCTGATGGTAGTTTCTGTATTATCAAAACCACTCACGCCCGTGAGTTTGCCAGATGAAATAACCAATCTTTGCCTTTGGGAATCAACAACCACTCAGATCCCAGAGGTGCGGCGCACTTACAAACGGGATTTTTGTCGCGCGCATTCCGGGAAAGTGCGCCGCACCTGAGCCGTTACGGGAATCAGATGGCTTCTTTCCACCTAACGCTTTTTGGCTCTTTCCTTGCTGAATGGCAGGGACGTCCCCTTTCCTTCCGCTCTGATAAAATCCGGGCGCTTTTGGCGTACCTGGTGGTTGAATCCGGGGCAGCCCATGATCGCTCCGCTCTGGCTAACCTGCTATGGAGCGAAAAAACGGAACCGGATGCGCACAACAATTTGCGGGTATCGCTTTCCCGCCTGCGGCGCACGCTGCGACCGGTGAGCCAGGGCCTGGGTTCCGAGGTGCTGGACATTGGCCCGCAAACGGTTCAATTGCGGTTGCCCGCCGACGCGGCGCGCTGCTATATTGATGTGCGCATTTTCGACGAACTCATGCGGACCTGCGCCAATCATCCGCACCGCGCGCTCACTCACTGCCAGGTGTGTAATCGTCGTTTGCGACAGGCGGCGGCGCTGTATCAGGGGGAGTTTTTGCCGGCATTGTCAGTGCTGCCGAGTCCCGTTTTTGCCGAATGGCAACAGCGAAAGCAGGAGCATTATCAAGACGAGATGGTGCTGCTGCTGAAGGCACTGGCGACGCATGAGCAGTTGTTGGGTGATTGGAGCCTGGCGGAGCAATCCTGGCGACGCCTGGTGCAGTTTGTGCCCTGGGAGGAGACGGCGCATCGGGCGTTGATGGGGCTGTTGGCGGAGCGGGGAGAGAGAGAGGGGGCATTGGCGCAGTATGAGCAGTGCCGGCATATCCTGCGCACGGAACTGGGCATCCCTCCCTCTCACGAAACCATCGAACTGGCCGACGCCCTCAGAACAAGCAGAACCGTACCACAGCAGCGAAAACCCTCCCAAACCATGACGGATGCAACCCTACCTCAACCCACCACCCCCTTTGTGGGACGTACCAGAGAATTGCGGCAGCTAAAACAGACCCTTCTCGATCCCGCCTACCGCCTGGTTGTCATTACCGGACCGGGCGGCGCCGGCAAAACGCGGTTGGCTCTGGCCGTGACCGCGCAGATTGCCGCTTATTTCGAGGACGGCGTACGGTTAGTTTCCCTGGCCGACACACAAAATTACGAACAGGGTCCCGTTTTACCCCACGCGGTAGCCCATGCATTGCGACTGGACCTGAATGGCCGACAGTCGCCCGCGCGCCAGGTGTTGGATTACCTGCACAGCAGAGACATTTTCCTGTTGCTGGACAATCTGGAACATTTGATGGGGGAGGAGGCGTTTATCGTTGATCTGCTGCAACACACCAAACGTGTGACCTTGTTAGTGACATCACGGGAACGATTGAGCGTTCAGGCGGCCTATAACCTGCCGCTTGCGGGTCTGGATGTGCCACCCGCGCATGTGATGGATGTGGAATCCGCTCTGACGTTCGACAGTGTGCGGCTGTTCAATGAACGCGCCATGCGGCAACCTCAGGCGGCGGCGCTGGATGACGGGAACGTGGGCTACGTGGCGCGTATCTGCCGGCTGGTGGAAGGGCTGCCGTTGGCGTTGGAACTGGCGGCGGCCTGGGCCGGCTACCTTACGTATGTGGAGTTGTGCCAGACGGTGGCCGAGAATATGGATATGCTGGGGGTGGAACTCGTGGATATGCCGGCACGACAACGCAGTATCCGGGCCACCCTGGACAGTTCCTGGCAGCTCCTGGCTCCCCCCCTGCAAACCAACTTGCGACAACTGGCGGTGTTTCGCGGCGGCTTTCAACGCGAGGCCGCCCTTAAGATCGCCAACACCACGCTCAACAGCCTGAATGCCCTGATAGACAAATCCCTGCTGCGGCGGGATAACGAGGGGCGATACAACTGGCATCCCCTCGTGCAGCAGTTCGCCGAACAAAAGCTGCAACGGCAACCTGATGCGCAACGGATCTACCATGCCCACGCCCGCTTCTATTTGACGCTCGTCGCCGACCAGGAACTGGCCCTGACCGGTTGGCAACCACGAGAAGCGGCGGATCGGTTACGCATAGACTGGGAAAATATCCAGCAGGCCATCGCCTGGGCAGCCCCCCAGGGTGACCTGGAAGCCGTGCAGGGCAGCCTGGCCCCCCTCAGCGAATACTTCGTCCAGGCCAGTCTGACCGAAATGGGCATATCCTTGTTCCACGCCATCGAGAAATGGATTAACGAACGCAACACCGCGCCCCCGCCCTTCTTATCGGAATACATTCGCATACATCTGGCGCGGTGCTTGCTGACGCAAGGCAAAACGAATGAGGCGCTACAGGTCATTGACCAGGTTCTGCGCGTGGACGAAAGGGTGCGCTTGCCGACCCTCCTCCTGGTTACGGCTTATTTGCATCGGGGGCGTTGCCTGCAACAGCAGGCCCGTTTTGCGGAAGCCCAGGAGATATTGGAAAAGGCCTTGCAACTGGCCCAGACGGATCAGTTGATCCACATCGAAGCGCAGATTCTGGGCAATCTGGCCGGCGTCTATGGCGCGCGCCACCATTTTGACGCGGCCAAAAGCTGTCTGGAAAAGGCGGAAGGCCTGGCACATGAGATTGGGAATCGTCGCCTGCTCTGCCACGCGCTGAGTATTTTGAATTCGATTCACTTCAACCAGGGTGAC
Coding sequences within:
- a CDS encoding tetratricopeptide repeat protein — encoded protein: MASFHLTLFGSFLAEWQGRPLSFRSDKIRALLAYLVVESGAAHDRSALANLLWSEKTEPDAHNNLRVSLSRLRRTLRPVSQGLGSEVLDIGPQTVQLRLPADAARCYIDVRIFDELMRTCANHPHRALTHCQVCNRRLRQAAALYQGEFLPALSVLPSPVFAEWQQRKQEHYQDEMVLLLKALATHEQLLGDWSLAEQSWRRLVQFVPWEETAHRALMGLLAERGEREGALAQYEQCRHILRTELGIPPSHETIELADALRTSRTVPQQRKPSQTMTDATLPQPTTPFVGRTRELRQLKQTLLDPAYRLVVITGPGGAGKTRLALAVTAQIAAYFEDGVRLVSLADTQNYEQGPVLPHAVAHALRLDLNGRQSPARQVLDYLHSRDIFLLLDNLEHLMGEEAFIVDLLQHTKRVTLLVTSRERLSVQAAYNLPLAGLDVPPAHVMDVESALTFDSVRLFNERAMRQPQAAALDDGNVGYVARICRLVEGLPLALELAAAWAGYLTYVELCQTVAENMDMLGVELVDMPARQRSIRATLDSSWQLLAPPLQTNLRQLAVFRGGFQREAALKIANTTLNSLNALIDKSLLRRDNEGRYNWHPLVQQFAEQKLQRQPDAQRIYHAHARFYLTLVADQELALTGWQPREAADRLRIDWENIQQAIAWAAPQGDLEAVQGSLAPLSEYFVQASLTEMGISLFHAIEKWINERNTAPPPFLSEYIRIHLARCLLTQGKTNEALQVIDQVLRVDERVRLPTLLLVTAYLHRGRCLQQQARFAEAQEILEKALQLAQTDQLIHIEAQILGNLAGVYGARHHFDAAKSCLEKAEGLAHEIGNRRLLCHALSILNSIHFNQGDYERSLEISQRVVAISQEMDFRVGQSQGLYLLAGVYRQLGALREARQAAERALLSVEERGHPYEQMVIRQQIALMHNDMGLHYQAYHELLDLLHTCREGKWRWQEVDILTDLTRVLCHLGDYQRANHYFQEAEQLAEEIGALEFVFLGMVGGYLLNQRGEYDAATAYCLRGWEVGVASGNKFTQACAQLYLGWGYAGINQWPESETAFRLALDLFRQTGQHHRALEARAGLAHTLLQNQQIDQAEREARPVWERIQSGNIDGLEDLGMACLVCCHTLRAQGNTKLAQQIIIQTAHIINARAQKIADDRLRRCYVEGVKAHQEILLTASKRSKSH
- a CDS encoding right-handed parallel beta-helix repeat-containing protein, which produces MHGITQAANPNFQQIQNIPTHRAWDWEAFTIGGDTYLAVANSSDDVSVNINSYIYRWNGSAFIETQAIPTNSAYDWEAFTIGGDTYLALANLHNGITYHIDSRIYRWNGSAFVEVQAIPTVGAFDWESFTIGSDTYLAVASHHNDSSYNADSYIYRWNGNAFVLVQTIPTNGATDWKAFTIGNDSYLALANYNNDSTVNVDSRIYRWNGSAFAEIQAIPTNGAFDWEAFTIGGDTYLAVANSSNGATHNINSYIYRWNGSAFVEVQAIPTNGAKDWEAFSMGTETYLAVANHYDGVTFNLDSRIYRWNGSSFVEIQAIPAHSAISWRAFTIGSYTYLAIANSYDGTTVNVDSVIYKAESESLQALVDAANPGETITLTPGTIYLGAIVNKPGLTIDLNGATLAPGSPALTITAADVTVDCAAGGVLDGDPGGAGGNSLFPAILVQSGGDNLIVDGCEIRHWEDGVQVAADVTSFKLVSGYLHDNTDAGLQIDSGVALGGVVTVRGNLFKANGGNGIQHDGASNLDAQYNSWGARAGAASGDGSGGTGPLDVTNPTFSELFFAPDPTDTALEQREVFNGETFITTVDVDAAGLYGVQFELTYDDTRLTLNSAAASTFAGGAGGCVLDTATSGVITGHCYRQEPDADAAGVDNQVITLDMTSIAAGTAIFDVATDPALLASAAQAGVKVYVNNGGFGAEEGSGLRLILDTNDGEIIVIDLRFTGFIDREGRPNDSGATIQVFDVANRATAVELGNGSSASSGAYTTTPLGAVLDEVVYLYSDAPLHLPTTADSATDYAHAFTASGPDANGLISPATVLLLGGDANDDNEITLADATCIGADFGTGNNTCADGGGGGQQNSDVNETGLVDLLDLVLMSGNYDGQSSPWTP